A segment of the Candidatus Andeanibacterium colombiense genome:
GGCGGAAACCCGCGCGGCGATGGCGCGCGCGGTGCAGGATCAGCAGGCCGCGCAGAACCGCGCGAAAGCGTTCGAACTGGCGGCCTCGCGGGCCGATGCGGCCATCGACAAGACCGCGCGCGAAACCGCCGCGCTGGCGGCGCGAATCCAGGAATCCGAAGCCGGGATCGCGGCGGCCGAAGCGCGGCTCGCGCTGGTCGACGGGCAGCGCCGCGCGCTCGCGGCGCAGCTCGGCCGGCGCCAGAAGCCGGTCGTGCGCCTCACCGCCGCGCTCCAGCGGTTCTCGCGCCGGCCGCTCGCGCTGTCGGTGATGCGGCCCGGCTCGGTGAAGGAAATGGTCTATCTGCGCGCGATGCTCGCGACCACGGTGCCGGAGGTCCAGCGCCGCACCGCCGCGCTGCGCGGCGAGATCGAGCGGGGGAAGGCGCTGCAGCGCCAGGCGCAGCAGGCGCTCGCGGCACTGCGTGCGGGCGAGCAGCAGTTGGAAGACCGGCGCAAGGAACTCGCCGCCCTCGAAACCCGCCAGCGGCTCGCGTCGCGCGCCGCCAGCGGCGAGGCCGACCGCGAGGCGGAGCGTGCGCTGGCGTTGGGCGAGCAGGCGCGCGATCTCGATGCGCTGGTCGCGACGCTCGACCAGGCGGGCAGCCTGCGCGACCGGCTGGCCGCGCTGCCCGGGCCGCTGATCCGCCCGGCGCGGCCCGATCAATCGACCGTGGCTGCGCAGGTGGAAGCGGCTCCGGGTGTGCGCGGTGCGCCGGCCGGCTACCAGTTGCCGGTCACCGGCCGGACGATCGTCGGCTTCGGCGTGCCCACCGGCAGCGGCGGAATAAGCCAGGGCCTGTCCTTCGCGCCGCGCGCAGGGGCGCAGGTGGTCGCCCCGGGCGCGGGCCGGGTCGCTTTCGCGGGACCCTATCGCGGCTATGGCCGGATCGTGATCATCGAGCATGAAGGCAGCTGGACCAGCCTCGTCACCGGCATGGCGCGGATCGATGTCGCGGTCGGCGACAGGGTCGTCGGCGGTGCGCCGCTGGGGATCGCCGCTCCGGCCCGACCGCTGGTCACGCTCGAGCTGCGGCGCGGCGGCACGCCGGTCAATCCGCTTGAATTCATCTGAGTGCGGGGCGGGTGCGCCAGGAGCCGTGCTTCCGCATCATCTGGCGTTAAGCTGTTCAGCGCGATACAACCGGGCCGAACCGGCATTTCAAGGCATTCATAAATGAAACTCGCTCCGCTCCTTCGTTCCGTCGCGCTGGTCACCGCGGTCGCGCTGCTTCCGGCGACCACCGCCGGGCTTGCGCAGGTTGATGGCAAAGCCGCGCCGGAATTCGGGAAGCTCTTCGCGGTCTATCAGCGGATCAAGGCATCCTATGTCGATCCGGTCGATGACGATGTGCTGATCAAGGGCGCGATCGACGGGATGCTCTCCTCGCTCGATCCGCATTCTTCCTATCTCGACGGGGAATCGCTCAAGAAGCTCGAGACGCTGATCGACGGCAATTACGAAGGCCTCGGCGTGTCGGTGACGATGGACGACGGCGCGGTGAAGGTGATCTCGCCGATGAAGGGCAGCCCCGCCGACAAGGCCGGGATCAAGGCGGGCGACTTCATCACCCATATCGACGGCAAGCTGATCTACGGCAAGAGCCTCGACGATGCGGTTTCGGAGATGCGCGGGCCCGCCGGGTCGGCCATTCGCCTGACGATCTTCCGCTCCGGCCGTGAGGAGCCGTTCGACGTCAGCGTGACCCGCGGGGTGATCGAACTCGAGCCGGTGACGCACGAATTGAAGGATGGCGGGATCGGCTACATCTCGGTCAACGAGTTCTCGAAGGATGTCGGCAAGGATGTGTTCGAAGCGGTCGCCGATCTGCGCAAGAGCGCGAACGGCCGCCTCAACGGGCTGGTGCTCGACCTGCGCAAGAATCCCGGCGGTTCGCTCAACGAAGCGGTGGCGCTCAGCGATCTGTTCCTAACCAAGGGCCAGATCGTCTCGCAGCGCGGCCGGCTGAAGCAGGAGAACCTCACCTTCAATTCCGAAACCGTGTTCCGCGGCGAGATCGCGGCCAAGGTGCCGATGATCGTGCTGATCGATGTCGGCTCTGCCTCTGCATCCGAAATCGTTGCCGGCGCGCTGCAGGACCAGCACCGCGCATTGGTGATGGGCGAACGCAGCTTCGGCAAGGGCAGCGTGCAGACGCTGATGCCGCTGACCAAGGACAGCGCGCTCAAGCTCACCACCGCGCGCTATTACACCCCGTCGGGCCGCTCGGTGCAGGAAGGCGGGATCGCCCCCGATATCCGGGTGCCGCAGTTGTCGGATCCCGATGCCGCCAAGCGCGCCAAGTTCGCTTTGCGCGAATCGGACCTGAAGAAGCACCTCGTCAACGAGGTCGATCTCGACGACCAGCAGCTCGAGGACGACAAGCAGGTCGATCCGCGCTTCCAGAAGACGCCGGAGGAACTGAAGACCGCCGGGATCGACGACTTCCAGCTCTATTACGCGCTCGCCACGCTGCGCCACACCACCAGCAGCGCCATGGCGCTGAACCGCTGAGTGGCGCCGTGAACGCAGGCAATTCTTCGCTCGCCCGCGCGCATGCGATCGTCGTCGGCGTGCCGCTGGCGCTGCTCGCCGGGGCCTATATCTCGCAGTACGGCTTCGGCCTCTATCCGTGCGAGATGTGCTGGTGGCAGCGCTATGCCCATTTCGCGGCGCTCGCGCTGGCGCTGATCGGGTTTCTCGCGCCGCCGCGGCGGCTGTGGGTGGCGCTCGCCGCACTGGCGGTGCTGGCGGCCGGGCTGATCGGCGGGTTTCACGCCGGGGTCGAATATCACTGGTGGGAAGGCTTCACGACCTGTTCGACCAACAGCGTCGCCGAGGCCGCCGATCCGCTCGAAGCGATCATGAGCGCGCCGATCGTGCGCTGCGACGTTGCCCAATGGACCTTGGCGGGAGTTTCGCTGGCCGGGTTCAACTTCCTGATCTCGACCGCCGCGGCCCTGCTGGCCCTCGCTCTGCTCGCCAGGAAGCAGGCCGCATGATCGACCCCAAGCGCATGATCCGGGTAGACCAGGCCGGGGAATATGGCGCGACGCGCATCTATGCCGGCCAATTGGCCGTGCTTGGCGAGCGCGGGCCCCATGCGACCGAGATCCGCGGCATGAAGCTGCAGGAAGACGAGCATCTGCGGCGCTTCAACGCGCTGGTGGCCGAACGCGGCGTCCGCCCGACCGCGCTGCAGCCGTTCTGGTCGGTCGCGGGCTATGCGCTCGGCGCGGCGACCGCGCTGCTCGGGCCCGAAGCGGCGATGGCGTGTACCGCCGCGGTCGAGGAAGAGATCGACCGGCATTATTCGCACCAGCTCGATGAATTGGCGGCGAGCGGGCAGGAGCCCGAACTGGCGGCGACGATCGAGGACTTTCGCGAGGACGAGCGTGCGCACCGCGATGCGGCGCTGGCCGCCGGGGCGGAGCGCGCGCCGGCCTATCCGCTGCTTTCGGGTGCGATCCGGCTCGGCTGCCGGCTGGCGATCCGTCTTTCGGAACGGATTTGAGTCCGCCGGTCGCCAGCTCGGCCCTAAAAAGCCCTTTCAGATCGTGTTCAGCGCAGGAAATTCTCTATATGTGCGTTGAGCGTAGCGGAGACACCCGATGAAACGCCTTGCCCTTCTTGCTTTCGCCCTCGCTTCCGGCCTCGCCGCCGCGATCCCCGCGCCCGCATTCGCGCAGGAGGATCCGGGTGATTCGGTCGATCTGGTGATCGTCTACGGAAACGACCCCTGTCCGGCTTCGCCCGATGCGACCCGCATCGTGGTCTGCCCGCGGATGGAGGAGAACGAGCGTTACCGCATTCCGCCGAATTTGCGCTCGAGCGACGATCCGGCGAACGAGGCCTGGGCCAGCCGGGTCGAAAGCCTTGAAACGGTCGGCGCTTCGGGGGTCAATTCGTGCTCGGCCTCCGGCTATGGCGGGTTTTCCGGCTGCACCCAGCAGCTGATCAAGCAGGCCTATGCCGAAAAGCGCACCGGGCCCGGGGTGAAGGCCGCGCAACTGATCGAGGAAGAGCGCGCGAAGCGGCTCTCGACGATCGATGCCGATGCCGCCGCCGAGCAGCAGCGGGTCGAGGTGATCGAGAAGGAATACGAGGCCAGGAAACAGGCCGAGGCCGATGCCGCCGAAGCTGCCAAGGCCGCTGGCGCACAGCCGCAGGGCGGGCAATAGGGCGAATGCGGCCTTAACTTTCTTCGGCTAGAGCGCGCGCATGTCCGGCGCACAACGCATCCTCGCGATCTTCGGCACGCGGCCCGAAGCGATCAAACTGTTTCCACTGGTCCATGCGCTCCGCGCGGACCGGCGGTTCGTGTCGCGGGTCTGCGTCACCGGCCAGCACCGCGGGATGCTCGACCAGGTGCTCGATATCTCGGGGATCGTGCCCGATCATGATCTCGCGGTGATGCAGCCGGACCAGACGCTCGACGCGCTGACCGCCAATCTTCTCACCGGGATCGGCAGGGTGCTTGATGAGGAAAAGCCCGACTGGGTGGTGGTGCAGGGCGATACTGCGACCGCGATGGCCGGCGCGCTCGCCGCCTATTACCGCAAGATCCCGGTGTGCCATGTCGAGGCCGGGCTGCGCAGCGGCAATATCCACCATCCCTGGCCCGAAGAGATCAATCGCCGGATCATCGGTCCGATCGCCGCGCTCCATTGCGCGCCGACCGAGACCGCGGCCAGGGCGCTGATCGCCGAGACGATCGACCCGGCGACGGTCCATGTGACCGGCAACACGGTGATCGACGCGCTGTTCTGGATCACCGGGCGGATTGCGCGCGAACCGGAACTCGCGCATGGCCTGGCCGAACTTGAGCGGCGCTTCGCCGGCAAGCGCATCATCGGCGTGACCAGCCACCGGCGCGAGAATTTCGGCGAGGGCATGCGCTCGATCGCCGAT
Coding sequences within it:
- a CDS encoding peptidoglycan DD-metalloendopeptidase family protein, which encodes MDRRFAFAPLVLALTIGAAAYAQRDQAYASAAETRAAMARAVQDQQAAQNRAKAFELAASRADAAIDKTARETAALAARIQESEAGIAAAEARLALVDGQRRALAAQLGRRQKPVVRLTAALQRFSRRPLALSVMRPGSVKEMVYLRAMLATTVPEVQRRTAALRGEIERGKALQRQAQQALAALRAGEQQLEDRRKELAALETRQRLASRAASGEADREAERALALGEQARDLDALVATLDQAGSLRDRLAALPGPLIRPARPDQSTVAAQVEAAPGVRGAPAGYQLPVTGRTIVGFGVPTGSGGISQGLSFAPRAGAQVVAPGAGRVAFAGPYRGYGRIVIIEHEGSWTSLVTGMARIDVAVGDRVVGGAPLGIAAPARPLVTLELRRGGTPVNPLEFI
- a CDS encoding demethoxyubiquinone hydroxylase family protein; its protein translation is MIDPKRMIRVDQAGEYGATRIYAGQLAVLGERGPHATEIRGMKLQEDEHLRRFNALVAERGVRPTALQPFWSVAGYALGAATALLGPEAAMACTAAVEEEIDRHYSHQLDELAASGQEPELAATIEDFREDERAHRDAALAAGAERAPAYPLLSGAIRLGCRLAIRLSERI
- a CDS encoding disulfide bond formation protein B, yielding MNAGNSSLARAHAIVVGVPLALLAGAYISQYGFGLYPCEMCWWQRYAHFAALALALIGFLAPPRRLWVALAALAVLAAGLIGGFHAGVEYHWWEGFTTCSTNSVAEAADPLEAIMSAPIVRCDVAQWTLAGVSLAGFNFLISTAAALLALALLARKQAA
- a CDS encoding S41 family peptidase yields the protein MKLAPLLRSVALVTAVALLPATTAGLAQVDGKAAPEFGKLFAVYQRIKASYVDPVDDDVLIKGAIDGMLSSLDPHSSYLDGESLKKLETLIDGNYEGLGVSVTMDDGAVKVISPMKGSPADKAGIKAGDFITHIDGKLIYGKSLDDAVSEMRGPAGSAIRLTIFRSGREEPFDVSVTRGVIELEPVTHELKDGGIGYISVNEFSKDVGKDVFEAVADLRKSANGRLNGLVLDLRKNPGGSLNEAVALSDLFLTKGQIVSQRGRLKQENLTFNSETVFRGEIAAKVPMIVLIDVGSASASEIVAGALQDQHRALVMGERSFGKGSVQTLMPLTKDSALKLTTARYYTPSGRSVQEGGIAPDIRVPQLSDPDAAKRAKFALRESDLKKHLVNEVDLDDQQLEDDKQVDPRFQKTPEELKTAGIDDFQLYYALATLRHTTSSAMALNR
- the wecB gene encoding UDP-N-acetylglucosamine 2-epimerase (non-hydrolyzing) translates to MSGAQRILAIFGTRPEAIKLFPLVHALRADRRFVSRVCVTGQHRGMLDQVLDISGIVPDHDLAVMQPDQTLDALTANLLTGIGRVLDEEKPDWVVVQGDTATAMAGALAAYYRKIPVCHVEAGLRSGNIHHPWPEEINRRIIGPIAALHCAPTETAARALIAETIDPATVHVTGNTVIDALFWITGRIAREPELAHGLAELERRFAGKRIIGVTSHRRENFGEGMRSIADAIRRIAARPDVALIYPVHLNPNVRNVMDRELAGLGNVALIEPLDYPHFAHLIGMSHLMLTDSGGVQEEAPALGKPVLVMRETTERPEGIEAGTAKLVGTDADTIVRETFRLLDDAGAYAAMARAHNPFGDGKSAARIADLLAAGA